The stretch of DNA CCAGAGAACTTTTCAAGTACTGGCACACAATCCTCTTCTGTCGCACCAGGATAGACAGTAGACTCATAGATAACGATATCATCTTTTTTCAGTACTTTACCAATGGATTCACTGGCTTTAAGCAGTGGTGTTAAGTCTGGACGTTTATGCTCATCAATAGGAGTTGGTACAGTGACCACATAAATATTACAATCAGCTATCTCATCCAAAACATTGGTGAATTTCATACCATTTGCTAATGCTTCATTGACTTGATCTCCACTGAGCTCCAACGTGCGGTCCACACCGGAGTTAAGCTCATCAACACGCCACTGAGCGATATCAAAACCAACGACCTCATATTTCTCTGAAAATGCATGCGCCAGTGGCAAACCAACGTAACCAAGTCCGATAACTGCTATCTTATATGCCATATTTATAATTCCTGATTTAAATTGATGATATTGTATCGAAAAAGGGTTAGAGTCTATTGACCTGACACCTAAAACAAGCTTCACTTTTTTATAAAAATGAAAGTATAGTAAAAAGATGTCACATTCTTATAACATCTATTTCATATGAATGATAATTAGCTTTAAAGTTGCTCAGTTCCAGAAGATACTTCTGACATTTTAAAGACAAAGTAAATTCTCGGTTTTTGACATGTATGCCATCACCATAAGGGTTGCTTGCTTTGCTCATATGCTTATAAGATTTTTAATTGTCTATAAGCTTTTGTGCCGATGAGCTCAGTATCTGTTCCAACAAGTTTGACTATACCTGCATCTAATGCTTCAGGACGTTCCGTCGTATCCTTCATTACTAACACCGGCTTACCTAAAGAAGGTGCTTCCTCCTGCACTCCACCACTGTCTGTAATGATGAAATATGACTTCTCCATCATATAGACAAACTCTTCATACAACCATTGCAGTATGAGGTAGATATTTGGTACATCTGAAAGCGGCTCTTTTACCGGTTTTTGTACATTTGGGTTTAAATGGACAGGATAGACAATATCGATATTTGGATTGGAAATAGCGATCTTTTTCAATGCATTGCAAATATTGATAAAACCTTGACCAAAGTTTTCTCTTCTGTGGCCCGTAACGAGAATGAATTTTGAATGCTGAATGTTGAACTATCGATGGCCTTCTCTATGGTAGAGACAATTTCTTGTTCTAGCTCAGGATTGTTCTGAATCTTCTTTAAGGCTAAGAACAGTGCATCAATAACGGTTTTGCCTGTGACTTCTATATTGCGTTCATTCACATTCTCTTTAAGCAAGTTCTCTTTGGATGTAGCAGTAGGTGCAAAGTGGTGGGCAGTGATCTTTGTTGTCAGTTGGCGGTTTGCCTCTTCTGGCCAAGGTGAGTAAATATCTCCCGTTCTAAGACCTGCTTCAATATGTGCAACACTGATCTGTTGATAGAATGCTGCCAGAGCTGCAGTAAAAGTCGTCGATGTATCACCATGGACAAAAACCACATCAAGTTTAAAATCCGTAAGTATAGACTTCATACCAAGAAGTACATTAGATACCACATCATAAAGATCTTGCCCCGGTTTCATGATATTAAGATCATGATCTGGCACGAGATCAAACAATTCCAAAACCTGGTCAAGCATCTCACGGTGTTACGCAGTCACACACATTTTAGTTTCAAAAGTATCAGAATATTTCTAAAACTTTTTCACAAGCGGCGTCATTTTAATAGCTTCAGGACACGTCCCAAATACAATTAATAATTTTTCTTATACCACTGGTACATTTTCTCAATTCCTTCTTTTAAATCAACACTATGTTCCCATCCAAGTCCATGGAGTTTAGAGACATCTGTCAGTTTCTTCATCGTACCGTCAGGCTTATCGGCATTGAAGTAGAGTTCACCTTGGAATCCAATAATTTCTTTGATAGTCTCAGCAAGTTCTTTAATGGAAATATCAACACCAGTACCAATGTTGATATGGGTATTACGAACTTCCAGGTTTTGTACTTCGTTCGGTGTGCAAGTAGTGTTTGAACCATCAGTTAGTGTGTACGTATCGGCAAAGTCTCTATTTTCCATGAGGAAGACACAGGCATCTGCCATATCTTCTGACCAAAGGAATTCACGCATAGGCTTACCTGAGCCCCAGATCTCTATTTGAGTAGCGTTAAGCGTTGAGCGTTGAGCGTTAAGAGCCTTGATTCCGTATTTATTTAATACATCTATAATTGTTTCCTCTGAAGCTGATCCATCGATGCCTTCAATAGGTAACTTATTTAGATCAGCTCTAATCGTTTTCCAATCGTTATTTTCTAATGCTTTTCCAAGATGGATCTTTCTTATCAGTGCAGGAAGTACATGAGACTTTTCAAGGTCAAAATTATCGTTAGGGCCATAAAGATTTGTCGGCATGACTGAGATGTAGTTGGTGCCATACTGTAAATTGTAACTCTCACACATCTTGATGCCTGCTATCTTGGCTATGGCATATGGTTCGTTAGTGTACTCAAGGGTATCAGTAAGCAAACAATCTTCAGGCATGGGTTGTGGTGCATTTTTTGGGTAGATGCATGTTGAACCTAAAAACATTAGTTTCTTGACACCATTTTTATAACTTTGGTGGATGATGTTGTTCTGTATCTGCAGATTTTCATAGATAAAATCTGCACGATAAGTGTTGTTGGCTACGATGCCCCCTACTTTTGCTGCTGCGAGGAACACATACTCCGGCTTTTCGCTTTCAAAGAAAGAAGCCACTGCCTGTTGATCTAATAGATCAAGTTCAGCATGTGTCTTTCCGATGACATTAGTGTAGCCTTTGGCCTTAAGGTTCGAGACAATAGCAGAGCCTACCAATCCTCTATGACCGGCTACATATATCTTAGCATCTTTATTCACTATACTGCCTACTCGAAGTAATTCATGATAGTATAACCACCATCTTTAAGATACTGGTCTTTTGTCATTAGTTTAAGATCTGATGCCATCATATCATTGACAAGTTCTTCTAATTTATACTCTCTTTTCCAGCCCAGTTTTTTCTCTGCTTTGGATGGATCACCAATAAGAAGATCAACTTCTGTCGGACGGAAGTAACGAGGATCAACACCAACCACCTCTTTGCCAATCTCAACCTGATACTCTGGGTTAGAACAAGAGACTACATAAGCTTTTTCATCTACACCTTCCCCTTTGAACTCCAACTCTATTCCTGCATAAGCAAATGCCATACGTACAAACTCTCTTACTGGAGTCGTAACACCTGTAGCGATGACCCAATCTTCTGGTTCATCTGCCTGTAGGATCATCCACATCATTTTGACATAATCTTTCGCATGACCCCAATCACGTTTAGCATCAAGGTTTCCAAGATAGAGTTTGTCTTGAAGACCAAGGGCTATCTTAGAAGCTGCGCGGGTGATCTTACGTGTTACAAAAGTCTCTCCACGTACCGGTGATTCATGGTTGAACAAGATACCGTTACATGCGAACATATCATACGCTTCACGGTAGTTCACCGTGATCCAGTAGGCATACATTTTTGCTACGGCATAAGGAGATCTTGGGTAAAAAGGAGTAGTTTCTGTTTGAGGTACTTCTTGTACTTTTCCATACAGTTCTGAAGTGGATGCCTGGTAGATCTTTGTCTTTTTTTCAAGTCCAAGGAGTCTGACTGCTTCCAAGATACGTAAAGTTCCTGTAGCATCTGCATTAGCAACATATTCAGGTGTTTCAAATGACACGGCAACATGACTCATCGCAGCAAGGTTGTAGATCTCGTCTGGCTGTGTCTCCTGAATAATACGAGTAAGGTTCATAGAGTCAGTCATATCTCCATAGTGTAAGATAAGGTTTCTATTTTCTACGTGAGGATCTTGATAGAGGTGATCGATACGGTCTGTGTTAAAGAGTGATGCTCTTCTTTTGATACCATGTACTACATATCCTTTTTTGAGCAGGAATTCTGCCAGGTAAGAACCATCTTGACCTGTGATCCCTGTAATTAGTGCTACTTTTTTATTTTCTGCCATTTAACTCTCCTTTTGCTGTGGGACTGTACCCTTTGATACTATAAAATAATCTTTGACATACTTGTGTACTTCATCGCTTTGTATCAGTTCTTCAAGACCAAACCAACGATACTCGTTGTGCTGATCTTCTGGCAGATCTTCAAGACCTGATACTTCTATCTCATAAGCAAGATTTACATAGTGTGTTGAAACATCATCAAAAATGCCATCGTTATAGAGATGTTCAAATACACCTATAAACCTTGGATTTTCAGGTAGAATCATACCTATTTCCATATTACAGATACGATGTATGGCACTCTTAATAGGCTCATTTTTGAGTACCCTGCCACCCAATGTAAACCAGTACCCTTGGGCTGGTTTATTGACCCTTTTCCCAAGTAAAACTTTACCATTATGTTTCACAATAATATCAACAGAGACAAGTGGGGTATTCTCAATAATAGTTTTAAACAGATCCCCTTTAAGATACCCTGGATTATTTTCTTTCAAAATCATCCTCTATACGTACAATATCATCTTCACCCACATACTCGCCTACCTGTGCTTCGATCATCACAAGGTCAATCTTCCCAACATTCTCAAGACGGTGGACTTCACCTATAGAGATATATGTTGATTCATTTGAAGTCACAGTAAACTCTTCTGTACCTTTTGTGACCATTGCTGTACCGCTTACCACCACCCAGTGTTCAGAACGGTGATGGTGCTTTTGTAAAGAAAGACGTTTACCTGTTTTCACAACGATACGTTTCACTTTATAGCCATTAGACTCATCCAGTATGGTATAGGTACCCCAAGGGCGATGTGCCGTGACATGGATATTCGGCAGTTCAGAGTTTTGTTCTTTAAGTGATTTGACTACCTCTTTGACCTTTTGGCTACTCCCTTTTTTAGAAACAAGCAGTGCATCTGCTGTATCGATAATGATCAAATCATCTACATCTATTGTTGCTACTTGCTTAGGTGAGAGAACAAGGTTATTGGTTGAACCAATATTGATAATATTATCACTTGATGCTATCTCTTCATCCAAAGATTCAAAACTTCCTAGGTCACTCCATGCAATGTCTGAAGGTATGACTTTTACCTTGCTACTTTTTTCCATGACGGCATAGTCTATACTGTCTTCTGGAATAGCCAACATATCTTCATAAGTTATACGGATCATCTCATCTTTCTTTGCATTGTTAAATGCTGACAAAGAAGCCTCGTAGATCTCAGGGGAGTCTTGTTTTAACTCTTCAAGAAAGACACCTGCTTTAAAACAGAACATTCCAGAGTTCCAGTAGTAATTTCCTGCATCAAGGTAAGCTTGAGCTGTAAGGGCATTAGGTTTCTCTTTAAACGAAAGCACTGACTCACCATTTGCCTCAATGTAGCCAAACCCTGTCTCTGGGTATTGCGGTGTGATACCAAAAGTCACAAGATTGTCTGATTGTGCTAATATTTTTGCCTTCTCTATAGCTTCGAGATACGCTTGCTCATTTTTAATAAGGTGATCCGATGGTGTCACAAGGACAATCTCTTCTGCATTCAACGCAAAACAAGCAAGTGCTATAGCTGGTGCCGTGTTTCTTCCTACTGGTTCTAAAAGATACCTAGATGTATTAATATTGAGTTCTTCTATCTGATCCACTGCAAGAAAATACTGTTCAGCATTAGATACGATGAACTGTGAGTCACATGCTTTCTGATTACGGGAAACTGTCTTTTGGAAAAGAGATTCACCTTCAAAAAGCTTAACAAACTGTTTTGGCATGAGTGTACGGCTAAGTGGCCAAAGTCTTGTCCCACTCCCTCCACATAATATGATATTTGTCATCGATTTACCCTCACATCTTGTTATAAAAGTGGTTCGTCGCTGCAACAAACCCATCCACAGAACCACAATCAAAACGTTGCCCATCAAATTTATAAGCGATCACCTTACCCCTCTTCGCCTGCTCAAGAAGAGCATCTGTGATCTGGATCTCACCATTTTTTCCTGGTTTTGTCTCTCTAAGTATATCAAAGATGTCAGGAGTCAGGATGTAGCGTCCGATGATGGCCATGTTCGTTGGTGCATCTTTTGGATCTGGTTTTTCCACCATATCTGTCACTCTGTAGGTATCGTCCGTATTATCGACCAGTTTTCCGGCTATGATACCATACTTATATGTCTCTTCCTTAGGAACTTCTTCGATAGCTACAACAGAACATTGATACTTTTCAAAAACTTCGATCATCTGTTTAAGTACACCATCATTCACATTGGTACAGAGATCATCTGCGAGAATCACAGCAAATGGTTCATTTCCTATCAGCGTTTCACCTGTAAGAATAGCATGTCCCAAACCTTTCATCTCTACTTGTCTTGTGTATGAGAAGGTGCATTGGGTGATAAGAGAACATATCTCATCAAGGAGGTGCTCCTTGCTTGTACCTTTGATCTGATGTTCAAGTTCATACATGATGTCAAAATGGTCTTCGATGGCACGTTTACCACGACCTGTAATGATCGCCATCGTATTCAGACCCGCTTCAAGTGCTTCTTCTACCCCATACTGGATAAGTGGTTTAGTGAGGACCGGTAGCATCTCTTTTGGGGTGGCTTTGGTCGCTGGTAAGAAACGGGTACCGTATCCTGCAGCGGGAAATAGACATTTTCTGATTCTCAAATTTTTTTCTCCCATTCGAGTGTTGTTTTGCAGATGACTTCCAGATCATCATATCGCGGTTGCCAATGCATGGTATTTTTGATCTTTGTATTATCAGAGATAAGGATAGCAGGATCTCCTGCACGTCTCTCTTTGATCTCCACCGTAAAATCAATGCCGGAGACTTTTTTCATGGTATCAATGACCTCTTTGACCGAAAAGCCTCGACTATACCCTACATTGAACACATCACTATCATGATCTTCAAGATACTCCAAAGCCTCTATATGTGCCTGAGCAAGATCTACTACGTGGATATAGTCTCGGATACCCGTACCATCATGTGTAGGATAATCGTCTCCAAAGATATACATCTTTTCACGCTTGCCTATGGCAGTTTCTGCAGCTACTTTTATGAGCAGTGTAGCATTTTTGGTGGACTGACCGATACGGCCATCAGGATCAGAACCCGCGACATTAAAATAACGCAGTGCTGCATACTTGAAATCATCATAAGCAAAGGCTGTGTCTTTGAGTACTCTTTCACTCATGAGTTTACTCATCCCGTACGGGTTGATAGGATCTGTTGGATCACTCTCTTTAAGTCCAGTTTCCAAGTTTACAACAGTAGCATCAGGCTCTCCATACGTTGCTGCTGTTGAGGAGAAGATAAATTTCTTTACTCCATTTTCTGTGGCACACTTTATGAGGTTAGCCGTATTGGCAGTATTGTTAAGATAATATTTTAAAGGATTTTCAACACTTTCTGGTACCACAAGTGAAGCAGCAAAATGGATGATCGCATCAAACTGATTTTCATGCATGATATTTTCAATCTTGCTAAAATCGGAAAGGTCTTCTTCCATGAAATTCAAAGTGACATTGTTTTCTTTTGCAATAACAGTTAATGTATCAATAGTCGCTTGAAATCCAGTCACAAGGTTATCTAAAATAGTAATTTTATGATTACTATTTTCAAGCAAAAGTTTTACAATATGGCTACCAATGTACCCTGCACCACCAGTAACAAGAATATGCATTACTTATGTTCCTTCTTCCCAATCCTCTTAGTATGCACTATGCGATATAAAAGGCCTAATTTAAAATTGTTATATTATATCTTAACTTCATTAAGTGCTATGAATGAAAGAGAGATAACCGTCGTATTTACATTCAAGGCAGGATTTTAGTATAAAAATGTCACATCTATGTCATATTGCTTATATAAATTATCAAATAAACCTTCTCATGAAAAAAGGAAATATCACCATTATCTTTTTATCTATAGAGTACTTTTTTATAGAAATCAATCTTATCTTTGTTTCTCTATTGAGCCCACTGCACAATATCGTTCACTGTAATCTAAGAGATTACTTGAATATCCTTACGTTCATCCTCCACATTTGCTTCATTTCTCCTCTTTTCATTTATTTTTCATTACCATCCATCTTTGATATACAGTGAATCCAAAGTTCTTTTAGCTCTTTTTTTTAGATCTTGGTAGGTGTATTGCTTTGCTAATTTTGGATCTTTTGGTTTGTTGTAGGTCAGAGAGATCGATACATACTTGATTTTCGTTTTTATCTCATTAACTTTGAAACATCCATAACTTATTCGCTTTTTTCTATATTTGCTATGGGTTGAAGTTCTTTCGGTACAAGAATAATTTTCTTTTCCAGCACGAAAAGTTTTCAGAGAAATATCCATAATTTCTCCATTATTTTTAACTCTTTTGGGCATTCGAGTTCTTAGATACTCTACATCATTATTTTCTATTACTCTTTCTCGTTCTCCATATTTTAGAACATTTCCAGATGTAGATACTGCAATATGATAAACTATAGAATTTTTAAATCCAAATGCTATCGTTCTACCATCGCGCATACTCATTCCACTCCATCCACCCATTTTAGAAAAATCTGATTGTTTAGCGGTTGGGAATTGAAAAGAAAAACCTTTTCCTTCAAAAACGTAATTTTTCATCGTCTCTACATTGGCAACAGTAAAAAATGCAGGGGGTTTGTTACCACTCATGGCTATTTGTGTCTTAGTAATATTATCTGCTATTTTTGCTCCACTACACCCAGAAATGAAAAGCATTGTTATACATACAATTAAAAATTTCATTATTTACCTCCTGTTATATCTAGTACTGTTTGTTGTTTGCTCTCTATGTCACTTTTTCTTTGAACGTTAGGTAGTAAGTCCAGCTTGACATCTACCTTATCATTACCATTTTCATCTTTGATTCTAAAGTTAGTTTCATAATAGTGTTCTACAGGGAACTCTCTAGGTTCTACAGACTCATTTGGGTTAGCATAGTTTCGAATATCTGGTGTAAAGTTCTCTTCTCCACACCCAATGACGCAGCCGTAGTAGGAGTGTGTTGAACTTCCACCGACACCAAAAAGACGACCAGCAGAAAGTGTGCTTTCTTTCATATTTTCACCTAAATTCTCAGAATTATTAATTCCTGCAGACTGATACCCTAATACTGATCCTACAAAATCACTTTTTAAAACCGTAGCCAACATATACACGCCCTGCTCGGTAAAAGCATAAGGTGCTCTTCTCAGCCCCATTCTATCTGAATTGGAGGTCACAAATTGTGACCTTCAATTTTCAAACTCTTCTTTAGATAACTGAAACATAAAGTCACTTGGGAATCTTTTTATATTTCTTTTTACTGCCTGATTTAGTACTTTTGTCTCAACTTGATATAGTTCAGCCAGATCTCTATCGAGCATCACTTGTTCGCCTATAATAAGCTAAATTACAAAAAGGAATATACTTAGGATACAAATTTCAAGATAAAAAATTTCTATAAGATCTATAATACATGAAGGATGTCACATCTATGTAATATTTTAAACTAAAAAGAAAGTATTTTAAAAATATTGATAAATTTTATTTATGGGATTTTTTTATGAAGTGGCTCCGGCACCAGGATTCGAACCTGGGACCAAATGATTAACAGTCATCTACTCTACCGCTGAGCTATGCCGGAACAATGGTTGAAAGAAGCGTATGCTTGTTTCGTGGGTGAGATTATAGTAAAAAAGTTTTTTAAAGTCAAGGATATTTTAGGCTTTTTTGTAAAAATCTACGCCATTTGTTGAAACTTGCTTTATTTTCTTTTCATGGAGAAGATCTTGTACCCTGTTTTGACTCTCATCATCAAAAAGTGCTTCGATATCTTCTGCAGTCAAAGGACGTTTCGATAAAGTCTCCAATATCTCTTCATCAGAGTAGCTGGAAGCTGAGATCTCCGCTTTTTTTCGCGATGCTATGTAGACGGGCAACGAACTGTCAAAAAGATGGCTGATCTCCAGTAGTTTTTCATAGCTGACAGGCTTTACATCATAGGCAGGCGGTCTGTCTATGGTCCCTATATCTATACGTGTGGGTTGCAGTTTCAGCAGGTATTCATTGAGTTTGGCGATCTCTTCTTTGGAGTCATTGAGTGTTTTGACGATGAGTATCTCTATGACGAGCGGTCCTTCATATCTGCTTTTAAAGGCCAACATCCCTGCTTTGATCTTCTCGACCTCTATACCCTTATGGGAACGGTCAAGTTTTTGCAAGCATTTTTGGGTGGCACAGTCCAGGGAGAGTTTCACTTCATCGAGTTTCAGCAGTGCATCCTGTACATTGACATCATCGATGTTGGCAGCATTGGAGAGGATGAGTGTCTTGGTGCTGCCTTTAAAGCTGTTGATCTCATCTATGAGTTCTGAGAGATAGGGGTAAAGAGTGGGTTCACCATTGGCCGTGAGGGTGATGAAATCTATATCACCATGTTCTTTCAGCGCTGCTTTCAGTGCAGTGGTGACTATTTCTACACTTACGACATCCTCATAGGTATCCATCGTTTTAGCCGGGTCCAGTTCACAGTAGAGACAGTCAAAATTACACTGTTTTTTACCGGGACTCAGGTCAACCCCTAAAGATTTACCAAAACGTCTGGAATGTATGGGACCGAAGATCACCTTTGGTGAGTGTTCAGCGTTAGGCGTTAAGCGTTCAGTTTTATAAGACATGACTTCTCTCTTTGAATAATCTTTGACGCTTCTTTTCCAACTTCTTTTCAAAAGCCTCTACCGTATGCTTATCTACAAGTTTATCACGGTTGCCCAGTTGATACCCCAGTTCTGCTTCAAACTTCAAGAGGGATATCTTCTTATAGAGTTCCATGATCTTTAGATTGGTCAATCCTCCCAGAAAATTCCGCATGAGACTCAACTTCTCTCTCAGATAGACTTCCTCACCTATATTACTCATTTGCAATTCTGTCAGCTTCTCTTTATAGGTATTGCTGTCGATCAGCTCCATCGCGAACTCTTTGTTAATAAAGTAGTCCGCCACCGTCGTAAAATAGTGACTAAAAGGCTTCTTGATATTCTGCACTTTTTTTGAACCCCAAAGATACTTCGCCGCGACCTTCTGGAACTCTTTTCTTAAGGCTTCTATCTCATCATCCACTGGCACAAGTTTTCCGTCTTCTCTTAATCGGAAGTTCCTGTTAAAAGCCATGGAGATAGCGTTCATGGTATTTTGAAACTCCGTTTTGGCATTGCTAGAACGGTTAAGCAGTGCGATAAGCAGCTCTTTGATCTTCATCTTGTCATAATGCACGCTCTCATAGCCAGGCACTGTGAGTGTTTTCAAATAGAGCAGTTTTCGTATATCCTTTACCCGTACTTCACTCTTGATGGAACGCAGTAGGATCTCCTGCAGTTTTTCTTTGGTGTAGATATTGAGCGAATCGATGATATCGGTCACGCGGTACCTGTTCTCATCTGCCAGATCCATCGCCTGACACAAAATGGTTTTACCTGTAATGTTTTGGATCGTGATGCCTTTGGATCCAAGGTACTTCTCCTCCAAGGCAATGGCATTGAGAACATACTGTTTTAAATAGAGATACTCAGGGTACTCTTCCAGTTCATGCACACGCTTTACCAAAGAAGCCAAAGCATACTCTCTGACATCGTCCGGAAGGTTCTCATAGAACTCATACTTGAAGATACGTCTGAAGTTATTGAGGTTTGCGTTGAATCGTAAAGGGGTATCCAAGGTAGCTGAAGCCTTTTGTAACATACTGTCCAAGATAGTTTCTCCATCATGGCTGAATGCCGTATGCCCGATGTCATGCAACAGCCCTACGATCTTTCCTATCTTGAAAAAGTTCAGATCCACATCATTACCAAGTTGTCTACTCAGATGGTTCAGTATGTACTCTGTGCTCAGGCCTACTTCCATGGAATGGCTATAGCGGTTTCTAATACTGTCCTTGGTACGTTTAGAGAGGTACATCGGGATATCTTTGAGACGTACGAACACCTTGTGTCCTACGATCCCCAATTCACATTCCTCGACTGCGATGCGATAATGTTCTCTCATCATCATGCCCTTTCAGGGATTATTTTTTACTGACCCTCTGACATTCACTGACAAAGTGTTTCGCATTTTCTACCGGCACATCAGGGAGGATGCCGTGTCCGAGGTTGAAGATATGTCTTTTACCGCCCATGATCTCTTGGATCGCTTCTACACACGCTGTTGTTGCCTCTTGGGAGTAGAGTCTGCATGGTTCCATATTTCCTTGAAGGACGTATTTATCACCCAGTTTCTCTTTGGCCAAG from Sulfurovum xiamenensis encodes:
- a CDS encoding HD domain-containing protein, which translates into the protein MREHYRIAVEECELGIVGHKVFVRLKDIPMYLSKRTKDSIRNRYSHSMEVGLSTEYILNHLSRQLGNDVDLNFFKIGKIVGLLHDIGHTAFSHDGETILDSMLQKASATLDTPLRFNANLNNFRRIFKYEFYENLPDDVREYALASLVKRVHELEEYPEYLYLKQYVLNAIALEEKYLGSKGITIQNITGKTILCQAMDLADENRYRVTDIIDSLNIYTKEKLQEILLRSIKSEVRVKDIRKLLYLKTLTVPGYESVHYDKMKIKELLIALLNRSSNAKTEFQNTMNAISMAFNRNFRLREDGKLVPVDDEIEALRKEFQKVAAKYLWGSKKVQNIKKPFSHYFTTVADYFINKEFAMELIDSNTYKEKLTELQMSNIGEEVYLREKLSLMRNFLGGLTNLKIMELYKKISLLKFEAELGYQLGNRDKLVDKHTVEAFEKKLEKKRQRLFKERSHVL